The following proteins are co-located in the Wenzhouxiangella marina genome:
- a CDS encoding FHA domain-containing protein, which yields MMCSFARLSLCLLCLSLASSLHASGWNTLVVGDIQADTLPPEHPAWRSADRAIAQALIERGFDVFDKSALGLVSDCEAAACEGYKQADFVRLARELNRTARQPMDLMVVYSVTVTTRSGPGVDRVQVRLPGKMVDIDTGRLVDQWDGSLMEFVEPAQGCVDGCLRQWLADRARQGGQELGAVLAEKLAAYVREFYFRLDLRDFTPGEREAILAGLRAAPDYRQGALRELGSGARTREWLHHRVTASYELATPLRAGALRQRVEGLIEQAGARGSVSLRGSDSLQDMHLEAVRQGFPYAGRYTAGLISPLLLGLLAFIAWRYRLYDRTAADLASTDRPSEGLRFLDQTPLPGLPRRGRWTALREDWQRRMAEADSALKRAEAALDRVELDEAGQALAQAATAASDHPRLPALQARLQKQSEAADLLIKARAVIDEDPSRASKWLHQARALDPSLAEPIGELIEQAEAHLRSTVLTRHRQAAEAALKDEQWLRAASQAGQALFAIRGLEHFDADAQALTSLRDQALARITPQRGDAHGTGDLKDTWLLTGDEIQVGRARGVMPGAITMNYKRISRVGKQLRIKREGGRLFAVDPGSTHGSMADDVLLANGQPRRLSAEAVVALGGGREPPRPGAARLIIEVPEDASASAIVRLDRFQLKLLNSDDLALAWPTMREDVGRCWLLVRDGLPVHAAADRIVPGRPAGDEPGLLIGHDDGYWAAPIDDTPDERVCLDGEVLAGRTPLAEGVMIQLGDRRMQLQGDAV from the coding sequence ATGATGTGTAGCTTCGCTCGATTATCGCTATGCCTGCTCTGTCTGAGCTTGGCGTCCTCGCTCCACGCCAGCGGCTGGAACACCCTGGTGGTGGGCGATATTCAGGCCGACACGCTGCCTCCGGAGCACCCGGCCTGGCGCAGTGCGGATCGGGCGATCGCCCAGGCGCTGATCGAGCGGGGCTTCGATGTGTTCGACAAGTCCGCCCTGGGCCTGGTGTCGGACTGCGAGGCGGCGGCCTGCGAGGGTTACAAGCAGGCCGACTTCGTGCGTCTGGCCCGTGAACTCAACCGCACGGCGCGCCAGCCGATGGATCTGATGGTGGTCTATTCGGTGACGGTTACGACGCGGTCCGGTCCCGGCGTGGATCGGGTGCAGGTGCGTCTGCCCGGCAAGATGGTGGACATCGATACGGGGCGCCTTGTGGATCAATGGGACGGCAGTTTGATGGAGTTCGTGGAGCCGGCCCAGGGTTGCGTCGACGGCTGCCTGCGCCAGTGGCTGGCCGATCGCGCTCGCCAGGGCGGCCAGGAGCTGGGCGCGGTGCTCGCGGAGAAGCTGGCGGCCTATGTGCGGGAATTCTATTTTCGGCTCGACCTCCGGGACTTCACGCCGGGTGAGCGTGAGGCGATTCTCGCCGGGCTGCGGGCGGCGCCGGATTATCGCCAGGGGGCCTTGCGCGAGCTGGGCTCTGGTGCTCGCACGAGAGAGTGGTTGCACCATCGCGTAACGGCCAGCTATGAACTGGCCACTCCACTGCGTGCCGGTGCGCTTCGGCAGCGCGTTGAGGGTCTGATCGAGCAGGCCGGGGCAAGGGGCAGCGTCAGTCTGCGGGGTAGTGACAGTCTGCAAGATATGCACTTGGAAGCGGTGCGTCAGGGCTTTCCCTATGCCGGTCGCTACACCGCCGGGCTGATCAGTCCGCTGCTACTGGGCCTGCTGGCATTCATTGCCTGGCGCTATCGACTTTATGATCGGACAGCCGCTGATCTGGCGAGTACGGATCGGCCGAGTGAGGGCCTCCGCTTTCTCGACCAGACGCCGCTGCCGGGCCTGCCTCGGCGTGGCCGTTGGACGGCACTACGCGAGGACTGGCAGCGGCGGATGGCGGAGGCCGACAGCGCACTGAAACGCGCCGAGGCGGCGTTGGATCGGGTTGAACTCGATGAGGCCGGGCAGGCGTTGGCTCAGGCCGCGACGGCCGCCAGCGATCATCCTCGATTGCCCGCTTTGCAGGCCCGGCTGCAAAAGCAATCCGAGGCGGCCGATCTGCTGATCAAGGCGCGTGCGGTCATTGATGAGGACCCATCCCGGGCGAGCAAATGGTTGCATCAGGCCCGGGCCCTCGATCCTTCCCTGGCCGAACCCATTGGCGAGTTGATCGAGCAGGCGGAGGCGCACCTTCGTAGCACGGTGCTTACCAGGCACAGGCAGGCGGCCGAAGCGGCCCTGAAGGATGAGCAGTGGCTGCGGGCTGCCAGTCAGGCCGGCCAGGCCCTGTTCGCAATCCGCGGCCTGGAGCATTTCGATGCTGACGCACAAGCGCTGACCTCGCTTCGCGATCAGGCCCTGGCTCGCATCACGCCGCAGCGGGGTGACGCGCACGGCACGGGCGATCTGAAGGACACCTGGCTGCTTACGGGTGATGAAATTCAGGTGGGCCGGGCTCGAGGCGTGATGCCCGGGGCCATCACCATGAACTACAAGCGCATCTCGCGCGTGGGCAAGCAGCTCAGAATCAAACGCGAAGGTGGGCGGCTGTTTGCCGTGGACCCGGGCAGCACGCACGGCTCGATGGCGGACGACGTGCTGTTGGCCAACGGTCAGCCCCGCCGGTTGTCGGCCGAGGCCGTGGTGGCCCTGGGCGGCGGACGCGAGCCGCCGCGGCCGGGCGCGGCCCGGCTGATCATCGAGGTGCCCGAGGATGCGAGTGCTTCTGCCATCGTCAGGCTCGATCGCTTTCAGCTCAAGCTGCTGAACAGCGATGACCTGGCTCTGGCCTGGCCGACGATGCGCGAGGACGTCGGCCGTTGCTGGTTGCTGGTCCGCGATGGCCTGCCGGTGCATGCGGCGGCCGATCGGATCGTGCCCGGTCGGCCGGCTGGAGACGAGCCGGGGCTCTTGATCGGCCATGACGACGGCTACTGGGCCGCGCCGATCGATGACACGCCGGACGAGCGTGTTTGCCTGGATGGCGAGGTGTTGGCTGGGCGGACGCCCCTGGCCGAGGGTGTGATGATCCAGCTGGGTGATCGGCGGATGCAACTGCAAGGGGATGCCGTATGA
- a CDS encoding PP2C family protein-serine/threonine phosphatase: MKMELAGKSDVGLKRDNNEDAWLALDLAGGQALMLVADGVGGRDAGEVASAETAQAFRELAESGKLAAASDAAMGKMLLEMATHKAHARVSRLATESAQELSMSCTLTAVLADLRSPDKARLDLVQVGDSRAYRFRDGTLEQLTDDQTVAEQLVLDGRISLEQARTHPDRNTLSQSIGLESTESPFEPVCTSADLMPGDLILLCSDGLTDRVPHETLQACLTDNSELDAALTALVTAALDAGGHDNITVVLGRCTDDDAQAANGP; the protein is encoded by the coding sequence ATGAAGATGGAACTGGCGGGCAAGAGCGATGTGGGCCTGAAGCGCGACAACAACGAGGATGCCTGGCTGGCCCTCGACCTGGCGGGTGGACAGGCGCTCATGCTGGTGGCCGATGGTGTCGGCGGGCGCGATGCGGGCGAGGTGGCCAGCGCCGAAACGGCCCAGGCCTTTCGCGAGTTGGCCGAAAGCGGCAAGCTGGCAGCCGCCAGCGATGCGGCGATGGGCAAGATGCTGCTGGAAATGGCCACGCACAAGGCGCATGCGCGAGTCTCTCGGCTGGCTACCGAATCGGCGCAGGAACTGTCCATGTCCTGCACGCTAACGGCCGTGCTGGCGGATCTGCGCAGTCCGGACAAGGCGCGCCTCGATCTGGTGCAGGTCGGGGACTCTCGAGCCTATCGCTTTCGAGACGGTACGCTCGAGCAGCTGACCGACGACCAGACCGTGGCTGAGCAGCTGGTGCTGGACGGGCGGATCAGCCTGGAACAGGCTCGAACCCACCCGGACCGCAATACCCTGTCGCAATCGATCGGCCTGGAATCGACGGAGTCGCCCTTCGAGCCGGTCTGCACCAGCGCTGATCTGATGCCCGGTGATTTGATCCTGCTGTGCTCGGACGGTCTGACCGATCGCGTGCCCCATGAAACCCTGCAGGCCTGCCTGACCGACAACAGCGAACTGGATGCCGCGCTGACCGCCCTGGTGACTGCCGCGCTCGACGCGGGAGGCCATGACAACATCACCGTGGTGCTTGGCCGTTGCACGGACGACGATGCGCAAGCAGCGAACGGACCATGA
- a CDS encoding SUMF1/EgtB/PvdO family nonheme iron enzyme, which translates to MHIIGRYTILKRLGGGGFGEVFLGEDPQIGRQVAIKVFKPKDENLIAFATSSDEEGLEILRARFLNEAKILASLEDQSNIVTVHEYGELEDGSPFYVMPYLPRSLADELGKDIFDVNALEELPEAQRPRALPLERSLDVLEQLLTGLAAAHAKGLIHRDIKPSNLMFSESGQIRIVDFGIAKAPDGQHSTVSHLGLGSRNYMAPEQRESAKHVDARADVYSVGIVAYRMLTGKLPIGRFADPNVAVPALGTALNELLLSMMDVDKDRRPKDAAEALERFQMAKASVGQAGSESDTGTWAGGGEAGVRDELKPLRARIAEVIGEHGRIPAHEREGLLALASIADLGEADLDRLIDEVVKADRTLAAKSRLVATLTHRIQARKGALDVRAIESLDAAASAVGWDRGKVQALMDELVAELGLDSQRSDAGQRAKPHNKSKNHYKNQNKASRPFPLRGIAAVLVAVLVLGAGGYGIMQWREGQQLDTAAEADWQLAQDGDTVAAYQSFIEAWPEARAVSTARERIAELEAQGQSIVGQVQDYLNRLEYRVPSSGTLDPRTESAIRSFEEAQGLPVAGVADEVLLDALQAEFRERDEAAWAQASQVNAEQSYSAYREAFPQGQYLSQVGERIDAVRQARQAAEAQAELARQERAAAEAARRTLVSAIQRELARLGRSVSVDGELGPGTADQIRAFERAMNRRESGEPSRALLAAMEVAERWPGPQPGDVFRDCDACPEMVVIPSGEFSMGGGTSYSVPRRSVTVPSFSIAKTEVTFAQWENCVRDRGCSRRPDDQGWGRNNRPVIDVSWDDAQEYVLWLSRKSGENYRLPSEAEWEYAARAGTSTRFHTGDCLTTSQANFDGNRPASGCPAGIFRAQSVEVGSFPANDFGLHDLHGNVMEWVADCWNRNYRGAPADGSAWMSGDCSKAVLRGGSWGSFWALSPQSGDRIAVSRSNWNHFTGFRPARSLDQ; encoded by the coding sequence ATGCATATCATCGGACGCTACACCATCTTGAAACGCCTCGGTGGCGGAGGCTTCGGCGAGGTCTTCCTCGGCGAGGACCCTCAGATCGGCCGCCAGGTGGCGATCAAGGTCTTCAAGCCGAAGGATGAAAACCTGATCGCCTTCGCGACCAGCTCTGATGAGGAGGGACTGGAGATTCTCCGTGCGCGCTTCCTGAACGAGGCGAAGATCCTGGCCTCGTTGGAGGATCAGTCCAATATCGTCACGGTGCATGAGTATGGCGAGCTGGAGGACGGCTCACCCTTTTACGTGATGCCCTACCTGCCGCGATCCCTGGCGGATGAGCTGGGCAAGGACATCTTCGACGTCAATGCCCTCGAAGAATTGCCCGAAGCCCAGCGCCCCCGAGCGCTCCCGCTCGAACGGAGCCTGGATGTTCTGGAGCAGCTCCTGACCGGCCTGGCTGCCGCCCACGCCAAGGGGCTGATCCATCGGGACATCAAGCCCTCGAACCTGATGTTCTCCGAGTCCGGCCAGATCCGCATCGTGGATTTCGGCATCGCCAAGGCACCCGATGGCCAGCACTCCACGGTCTCGCATCTGGGCCTGGGCAGTCGCAACTACATGGCCCCGGAGCAGCGCGAGAGCGCCAAACACGTCGATGCTCGTGCCGATGTGTACTCGGTCGGCATCGTCGCCTACCGCATGCTGACAGGCAAACTGCCGATCGGACGATTTGCCGATCCCAATGTCGCGGTGCCTGCGCTGGGTACGGCCCTGAACGAACTGCTCCTGTCGATGATGGACGTAGACAAGGATCGGCGACCCAAGGATGCAGCTGAAGCCCTGGAGCGCTTCCAGATGGCGAAAGCCTCGGTGGGACAGGCGGGCAGTGAAAGCGACACGGGCACCTGGGCAGGCGGTGGCGAGGCCGGTGTTCGAGACGAACTCAAGCCCCTGCGTGCCCGCATCGCTGAAGTCATTGGCGAGCACGGCCGCATCCCCGCGCACGAGCGCGAGGGCCTGCTGGCTCTGGCCTCGATTGCGGACCTGGGCGAGGCCGACCTCGACCGCTTGATCGACGAAGTGGTCAAGGCCGATCGGACACTGGCCGCCAAGTCACGCCTGGTCGCCACCCTGACCCATCGCATTCAGGCCCGCAAGGGCGCCCTGGACGTCCGCGCCATCGAGAGCCTCGATGCCGCAGCCAGCGCCGTCGGCTGGGATCGCGGGAAGGTGCAGGCGCTGATGGATGAGCTGGTGGCCGAACTGGGTCTGGACTCACAGCGTTCCGATGCTGGCCAAAGAGCGAAGCCCCATAACAAGAGCAAGAACCATTACAAGAACCAGAACAAGGCGAGCCGTCCGTTCCCCTTGCGCGGCATCGCCGCGGTGCTGGTCGCGGTGCTGGTGCTCGGCGCCGGCGGCTACGGCATCATGCAGTGGCGGGAAGGTCAGCAGTTGGATACAGCCGCAGAGGCGGACTGGCAGCTGGCCCAGGACGGCGACACGGTCGCCGCCTATCAAAGCTTTATCGAAGCCTGGCCCGAGGCGCGAGCCGTCAGCACGGCCAGAGAACGCATCGCTGAACTGGAAGCGCAAGGCCAGAGCATCGTGGGCCAGGTGCAGGACTACCTTAACCGCCTGGAATATCGTGTGCCGAGTTCCGGCACCCTGGACCCGCGTACGGAATCCGCGATCCGAAGCTTCGAGGAGGCGCAGGGCCTGCCGGTGGCTGGGGTGGCGGACGAGGTCCTTTTGGACGCGCTGCAGGCCGAGTTTCGCGAGCGAGATGAAGCAGCTTGGGCGCAGGCCAGCCAGGTGAACGCCGAGCAGTCATACTCGGCCTATCGTGAGGCGTTCCCGCAGGGCCAATACCTGAGTCAGGTGGGTGAGCGGATCGATGCCGTGCGGCAGGCTCGTCAGGCGGCGGAAGCTCAAGCCGAGCTCGCCCGCCAGGAGCGGGCCGCTGCCGAGGCGGCTCGCCGAACCTTGGTTTCCGCCATTCAACGCGAGCTGGCTCGCCTGGGTCGCTCGGTGAGTGTGGACGGAGAACTGGGCCCAGGAACGGCGGATCAGATCCGCGCCTTCGAGCGCGCCATGAACCGGCGTGAGTCCGGCGAGCCTAGTCGGGCTTTACTGGCTGCGATGGAAGTCGCGGAACGTTGGCCAGGTCCACAGCCCGGAGATGTCTTTCGTGACTGCGATGCTTGTCCCGAGATGGTGGTGATACCGTCGGGTGAATTTTCGATGGGTGGTGGCACTTCATATTCGGTGCCGCGTCGATCGGTTACCGTTCCAAGCTTTTCCATTGCCAAAACAGAGGTAACCTTTGCGCAGTGGGAAAACTGCGTTCGTGACCGCGGCTGTTCTCGACGACCTGATGACCAGGGCTGGGGTAGAAACAATCGGCCTGTGATTGATGTGTCTTGGGATGATGCGCAGGAGTATGTGCTTTGGCTGAGTCGCAAGTCAGGAGAAAACTATCGGCTACCAAGCGAGGCTGAATGGGAGTATGCAGCTCGCGCCGGCACAAGTACCCGTTTTCATACTGGCGATTGTCTGACGACTTCACAGGCGAATTTTGATGGGAACCGACCAGCAAGCGGTTGTCCTGCTGGGATTTTTCGTGCGCAGTCTGTCGAAGTTGGCAGTTTCCCAGCCAATGATTTCGGTCTCCATGATCTTCATGGCAATGTTATGGAGTGGGTCGCCGATTGCTGGAACAGGAATTATCGAGGGGCGCCGGCGGATGGTTCGGCCTGGATGAGTGGTGACTGCAGCAAGGCTGTTTTACGTGGTGGCTCTTGGGGTTCATTTTGGGCATTGTCTCCTCAGTCTGGCGATCGAATTGCAGTCTCTCGAAGCAACTGGAATCATTTCACAGGCTTTCGCCCCGCTAGGTCACTAGACCAGTGA
- a CDS encoding protein kinase domain-containing protein, with protein MNLIERYTILKRLGGGGFGEVFLGEDPQIGRQVAIKVFKPKDENLIAFATSSDEEGLEILRARFLNEAKILASLHNERHVIEVLDFGEAEDGAPYYVMPYLPNSLADELGKDVFDRKALEELPEAQRPRALPLERSLELMEQVLKGLAAAHGKGLIHRDIKPSNIMLTEDGEIRIVDFGIAKAPDSAHSSVSHLGLGSRNYMSPEQRESAKHVDARADVYAFGRLAYRMLTGRLPVGRFADPNVAVPALGQDMNDLLLSALDEDRDQRPADAAELLARFEEARSSVGAADEEEDTGTWVGGGEAGVRDEIKPLRARIVELLGKHGRIPSHEREVLLAMAAIADLSEADLDRLIDAVLRGDQALAAKARLIAVLTRSIEARKGILADSAIESLGSAAAAVGWDRGRIQALAQELLSDLGIDREPAEDAKQADFKPGRSLPFRPIAGVFAIVLVLTVAGYGVTQWRAGQKLEAAAEQAWQLAQEIDTIVGYRQFLDDWPEARNVGNAQERIDEIEADTQNLVRSIQDYLNRLGEAVPESGHLDSSTVSAIRAFQIERGLTVTGQIDESLLESLRREFRRRDELAWSEAIEENTAQAFRAYLTSFPRGAYVAEVDGRMAIIAEEQQQIAAETERRRMERAAAEEARSELIRNIKSELQRLGQAVNQTGELEAGTVNLIREFEVAINRSPTGQASREILDLLRNTESWPVRMGRLEVTTFPRGAQIYVDGNLIGSQSGMTLELLEGQHTITARLDGYQESSDTVSVIANETSSVHLILMRGSSDLVDRLTEGRNWCCAPDGQKLCLMPNGFEIGTFCECGNYRGRVCR; from the coding sequence TTGAACTTGATTGAACGCTACACCATCCTCAAACGCCTCGGCGGCGGTGGTTTTGGCGAGGTCTTCCTCGGCGAGGACCCGCAGATCGGTCGCCAGGTCGCGATCAAGGTCTTCAAGCCGAAGGACGAGAACCTCATCGCCTTCGCGACCAGCTCGGATGAGGAAGGCCTGGAGATCCTTCGGGCGCGCTTCCTGAACGAAGCGAAGATCCTTGCGTCGCTACATAATGAACGCCACGTGATCGAGGTGCTGGACTTTGGCGAGGCTGAAGACGGTGCCCCGTATTACGTCATGCCCTACCTGCCGAACTCCCTGGCCGATGAGTTGGGCAAGGACGTGTTCGACCGCAAGGCACTGGAAGAACTGCCCGAAGCGCAGCGGCCCCGCGCCTTGCCGTTGGAACGCTCCCTGGAACTGATGGAGCAGGTGCTCAAGGGTCTGGCGGCTGCCCATGGCAAGGGCCTGATCCACCGCGATATCAAGCCGTCGAACATCATGCTGACCGAAGACGGCGAAATTCGCATTGTCGACTTCGGCATTGCCAAGGCACCGGACAGTGCCCATTCGAGCGTCTCTCATCTGGGCCTGGGCAGTCGCAACTACATGTCGCCCGAGCAACGTGAGTCGGCCAAGCATGTCGATGCCCGGGCCGATGTCTACGCCTTCGGCCGCCTGGCCTACCGCATGCTGACCGGGCGACTCCCGGTGGGCCGCTTCGCCGATCCCAACGTGGCCGTCCCAGCACTGGGCCAGGACATGAACGACCTGCTCCTCAGCGCCCTTGACGAGGACCGCGATCAACGCCCGGCCGATGCTGCGGAGTTGCTGGCTCGATTCGAAGAAGCGAGGTCCAGCGTCGGCGCGGCCGATGAGGAGGAAGATACGGGCACCTGGGTTGGTGGAGGCGAGGCCGGTGTGCGAGACGAGATCAAGCCGCTCCGAGCCCGGATTGTCGAGCTACTAGGCAAGCACGGCCGCATTCCCAGCCATGAGCGAGAAGTTCTTTTGGCGATGGCCGCCATTGCCGACCTGAGCGAGGCTGATCTGGATCGATTGATCGACGCAGTGCTTCGGGGCGATCAGGCCCTGGCCGCCAAGGCACGACTGATTGCTGTCTTGACGCGCAGCATCGAGGCCCGAAAAGGCATCCTGGCTGATTCGGCCATCGAAAGCCTCGGGTCAGCGGCTGCGGCCGTGGGCTGGGATCGAGGCAGGATACAGGCGCTTGCGCAGGAGCTACTTAGCGATCTTGGAATTGATCGAGAGCCTGCGGAAGATGCTAAGCAAGCTGACTTTAAGCCGGGCCGCTCGCTGCCGTTTCGCCCTATCGCCGGGGTATTTGCCATCGTGCTGGTACTTACTGTCGCCGGCTACGGTGTCACACAGTGGCGTGCGGGTCAGAAGCTGGAGGCGGCGGCCGAGCAGGCTTGGCAGTTGGCGCAGGAAATCGATACGATTGTTGGCTACCGGCAGTTTCTTGACGATTGGCCGGAAGCTCGAAATGTTGGGAATGCCCAAGAGCGCATTGATGAGATTGAAGCGGATACTCAGAACCTCGTTCGTTCAATTCAAGACTATCTGAATCGACTGGGTGAGGCCGTGCCAGAGTCTGGTCATCTCGACTCTAGTACGGTTTCGGCGATACGAGCATTCCAGATCGAACGGGGATTAACGGTAACCGGTCAAATTGATGAATCGCTTCTGGAATCGCTTCGGAGGGAGTTTCGCCGAAGGGATGAGCTGGCGTGGTCTGAGGCGATTGAGGAGAATACGGCCCAGGCTTTCAGAGCCTACCTGACATCTTTCCCCCGCGGTGCGTACGTCGCCGAGGTGGATGGTCGCATGGCGATAATTGCTGAAGAACAGCAACAAATCGCGGCAGAAACCGAGCGACGCCGAATGGAACGAGCAGCAGCTGAGGAGGCTCGCAGTGAGCTGATACGTAATATTAAGTCTGAACTACAGCGCTTGGGGCAAGCTGTCAACCAAACGGGAGAATTGGAAGCGGGCACTGTAAATTTGATTCGAGAATTTGAAGTGGCCATCAACCGCTCGCCTACTGGCCAAGCTTCCAGGGAGATTCTCGACTTGTTACGTAACACGGAGAGTTGGCCCGTTCGAATGGGTAGGCTTGAAGTCACGACATTCCCCAGGGGAGCGCAAATCTACGTGGATGGTAATTTGATTGGTTCGCAGTCTGGCATGACGTTGGAGTTGTTAGAGGGTCAGCACACGATTACGGCACGACTGGATGGTTATCAGGAATCGTCGGATACCGTGTCGGTGATAGCGAATGAGACTTCATCAGTGCATTTGATTCTGATGAGGGGTAGTTCTGATCTGGTGGACCGGCTGACAGAGGGCCGAAACTGGTGTTGTGCGCCGGACGGTCAGAAATTATGCTTGATGCCTAATGGCTTTGAGATTGGTACATTCTGTGAGTGCGGCAATTATAGAGGACGGGTATGCAGATGA
- a CDS encoding formylglycine-generating enzyme family protein: protein MIALGGSLAFGVLLSMPAIGIAWGSESGAPESLPAIQPLCDRCPTMVRIEGGDFLMGSPNDEPQSFENEGPQHPVSVRTFEISRTEITFDQWNFCVERGGCSHRPGDRGWGQGDRPVIDVHRADVQEYIDWFSEFTGDSYRLPSEAEWEYAARAGTTGRFNTGDCIDSGQANFKASQPAEGCAAGEYRRQTLPVGSFEPNAFGLFDMHGNVREWVADCWNERYEGASVSGEPWMSGDCSQGVVRGGAWVYTGDELRSAHRSRLRRQQRDNYTGFRIARSLGLWERCPLPEDLNASTLRIYFPLGSEFVALLPSALVEEDCVQRDLLRARLDDDNAAAVRAVLSESPMGPALIALVFSPWQAHTVVETMTRVRAVDSAALWELVIPEIFQLPDLDPADFPTLAGLAPSDPTLALAYLQNFARRTRGAVWFRASSDLIKEAPRVVVERDPDEAELEVDLAALEGWLDRQSSEFLDAFIARLDRENRAGLPALVSPESLTEEGYLRVYRSALEESVSVPENWRQHFLDNLSEWIVQALPAALTGPELWSETALRQLDSGGPNLALIAMILEQLPMDDLELAMERMAASSATGVQRMGLLIGLLRGPSADRLDRVLAEVMEAETLALVIRPQGFWGVLSAVVQDDPESSGLQSVLAASACEDIDVLMERFGRAYPEAAPPALLAARAEACAR from the coding sequence TTGATTGCGCTGGGCGGGTCGCTCGCTTTCGGGGTGCTCTTGTCGATGCCAGCGATTGGAATTGCCTGGGGTTCTGAATCCGGTGCCCCGGAGTCGTTGCCTGCGATTCAACCTCTGTGCGATCGCTGCCCAACGATGGTTCGTATCGAAGGCGGTGACTTTCTGATGGGCAGCCCAAACGACGAGCCCCAAAGCTTCGAGAACGAGGGTCCGCAACATCCGGTCTCGGTCCGCACGTTCGAGATTTCCCGGACTGAGATCACCTTCGACCAATGGAATTTCTGTGTCGAGCGCGGCGGTTGTTCGCATCGGCCGGGGGATCGAGGATGGGGGCAGGGCGATCGGCCGGTGATTGATGTCCATCGGGCGGATGTGCAGGAGTACATCGATTGGTTTAGCGAGTTCACCGGCGATTCCTATCGTCTGCCGAGTGAGGCGGAGTGGGAATACGCGGCCCGAGCAGGCACCACTGGGCGATTCAATACGGGTGACTGCATCGATTCGGGGCAGGCCAATTTCAAGGCCAGCCAGCCAGCTGAAGGCTGTGCCGCTGGCGAATACCGGAGGCAGACCCTGCCTGTGGGCAGCTTCGAGCCCAATGCCTTTGGCCTGTTCGATATGCACGGCAACGTGCGAGAGTGGGTGGCTGACTGCTGGAACGAGCGCTACGAGGGTGCGTCGGTCAGTGGTGAGCCCTGGATGTCCGGGGATTGCAGCCAGGGCGTCGTCCGCGGTGGTGCCTGGGTGTATACAGGAGACGAACTGCGCAGTGCCCACCGTTCGAGGCTCCGGCGGCAGCAACGCGATAACTACACGGGCTTCCGCATTGCCAGGAGCCTGGGATTGTGGGAGCGCTGCCCGCTGCCGGAAGACCTGAACGCTTCCACCCTCCGAATTTACTTCCCCCTCGGGTCGGAGTTCGTTGCCCTGCTGCCCTCGGCGCTCGTCGAGGAGGACTGTGTACAGCGGGATTTGCTCCGTGCCCGATTGGACGATGACAATGCGGCAGCCGTTCGAGCGGTATTGTCCGAATCGCCGATGGGGCCGGCGCTCATCGCGCTGGTGTTTTCCCCATGGCAGGCGCATACGGTGGTCGAAACGATGACCCGGGTTCGGGCGGTCGATTCGGCAGCGCTCTGGGAGCTGGTGATTCCTGAAATCTTCCAGCTGCCTGACCTTGACCCGGCGGACTTTCCCACGCTGGCCGGTCTGGCGCCGTCCGATCCCACCCTTGCGCTCGCGTATCTGCAGAATTTCGCGCGCCGGACCCGAGGGGCGGTCTGGTTTCGGGCGAGTTCGGATTTGATCAAGGAAGCGCCTCGAGTGGTGGTCGAGCGCGATCCAGATGAGGCGGAGCTGGAAGTCGACCTTGCTGCGCTGGAAGGATGGCTGGATCGGCAGTCAAGCGAGTTCCTGGATGCCTTCATTGCGCGCCTGGATCGCGAGAATCGGGCTGGATTGCCCGCCCTTGTATCTCCCGAGTCCCTAACGGAGGAGGGCTACCTGCGCGTCTATCGTTCCGCGCTGGAGGAGTCCGTATCCGTCCCCGAGAACTGGCGGCAGCATTTCCTCGACAATCTGTCGGAATGGATCGTCCAGGCCCTCCCTGCGGCGCTGACTGGGCCGGAATTGTGGAGTGAGACCGCCTTGCGCCAGCTCGACTCGGGTGGGCCCAATCTGGCCTTGATCGCGATGATCCTGGAGCAGCTACCGATGGACGATCTGGAGTTGGCGATGGAGCGCATGGCGGCATCGTCGGCAACGGGCGTGCAACGAATGGGATTGTTGATCGGTCTCCTGCGAGGGCCTTCCGCCGATCGGCTCGACCGCGTGCTGGCGGAAGTCATGGAGGCGGAGACCCTGGCACTGGTGATCCGGCCGCAGGGCTTTTGGGGTGTGCTGTCAGCGGTCGTGCAGGACGACCCGGAATCGAGCGGCCTGCAGTCCGTGCTGGCGGCGTCTGCCTGCGAAGATATTGACGTACTTATGGAGCGATTTGGCCGTGCGTATCCCGAAGCAGCGCCGCCGGCCTTGCTGGCTGCTCGGGCAGAAGCGTGCGCTCGCTAG